Proteins found in one Patagioenas fasciata isolate bPatFas1 chromosome 13, bPatFas1.hap1, whole genome shotgun sequence genomic segment:
- the AKTIP gene encoding AKT-interacting protein isoform X1: MNPFWSMSTGSVRKRPEAEEKTLSGELRTSPLRASTKKQLPSIPKNAVPITKPASPATSSQSTNGTHASYGPFYLEYSLLAEFTLVVKQKLPGVYVQPSYQSALMWFGVIFIRHGLYQDGVFKFTVNIPDNYPDGDCPRLVFDLPVFHPLVDPVSGELDVKRAFAKWRRNHNHIWQVLMYARRVFYKIDTTSPLNPEAAVLYEKDIQLFKSKVVDSVKLCSSHLFDQPKIEDPYAIIFSPWNPAIHDEAREKMLTQKKKPEDQHCKSTHVSGLSWVKPGSVQPFSKEEKTMPT, translated from the exons ATGAACCCTTTCTGGAGCATGTCTACAGGTTCTGTGCGCAAG CGACCTGAAGCTGAAGAGAAAACTTTGAGTGGAGAGCTGCGAACCAGTCCTCTACGAGCCTCTACAAAGAAACAGTTGCCTTCTATTCCAAAGAATGCTGTGCCAATAACCAAGCCTGCTTCACCTGCCACCTCGTCCCAGTCCACAAATGGAACACATGCTTCTTATGGGCCTTTTTATTTGGAGTATTCCCTCCTTGCAGAATT TACCTTGGTTGTAAAGCAGAAATTGCCAGGCGTCTATGTGCAGCCATCTTACCAATCAGCATTAA TGTGGTTTGGTGTAATATTCATAAGACATGGGCTCTACCAGGACGGTGTGTTTAAATTTACTGTCAATATTCCTGATAATTACCCCGATGGAGACTGCCCG CGCTTGGTTTTTGATCTGCCCGTCTTCCACCCACTAGTAGATCCTGTGTCTGGTGAACTGGATGTGAAAAGAGCATTTGCAAAATGGAG GCGAAACCATAATCACATATGGCAAGTATTAATGTATGCTCGCAGAGTCTTCTACAAGATTGATACGACGAGTCCTCTGAACCCCGAGGCTGCAGTGCT GTATGAAAAAGATATTCAGCTGTTCAAAAGTAAAGTGGTAGACAGTGTCAAACTATGCAGCAGTCATTTATTTGATCAGCCCAAAATAGAGGATCCCTATGCAATCAT TTTTTCCCCATGGAATCCAGCTATACATGATGAAGCTAGAGAGAAGATGTTGACTCAGAAG AAGAAGCCAGAAGATCAGCACTGCAAAAGCACACACGTATCTGGCCTGTCCTGGGTAAAGCCTGGCTCAGTTCAGCCTTTCAGCAAAGAAGAGAAGACGATGCCCACTTAG
- the AKTIP gene encoding AKT-interacting protein isoform X2 has translation MNPFWSMSTGSVRKRPEAEEKTLSGELRTSPLRASTKKQLPSIPKNAVPITKPASPATSSQSTNGTHASYGPFYLEYSLLAEFTLVVKQKLPGVYVQPSYQSALMWFGVIFIRHGLYQDGVFKFTVNIPDNYPDGDCPRLVFDLPVFHPLVDPVSGELDVKRAFAKWRRNHNHIWQVLMYARRVFYKIDTTSPLNPEAAVLYEKDIQLFKSKVVDSVKLCSSHLFDQPKIEDPYAIIFSPWNPAIHDEAREKMLTQKKPEDQHCKSTHVSGLSWVKPGSVQPFSKEEKTMPT, from the exons ATGAACCCTTTCTGGAGCATGTCTACAGGTTCTGTGCGCAAG CGACCTGAAGCTGAAGAGAAAACTTTGAGTGGAGAGCTGCGAACCAGTCCTCTACGAGCCTCTACAAAGAAACAGTTGCCTTCTATTCCAAAGAATGCTGTGCCAATAACCAAGCCTGCTTCACCTGCCACCTCGTCCCAGTCCACAAATGGAACACATGCTTCTTATGGGCCTTTTTATTTGGAGTATTCCCTCCTTGCAGAATT TACCTTGGTTGTAAAGCAGAAATTGCCAGGCGTCTATGTGCAGCCATCTTACCAATCAGCATTAA TGTGGTTTGGTGTAATATTCATAAGACATGGGCTCTACCAGGACGGTGTGTTTAAATTTACTGTCAATATTCCTGATAATTACCCCGATGGAGACTGCCCG CGCTTGGTTTTTGATCTGCCCGTCTTCCACCCACTAGTAGATCCTGTGTCTGGTGAACTGGATGTGAAAAGAGCATTTGCAAAATGGAG GCGAAACCATAATCACATATGGCAAGTATTAATGTATGCTCGCAGAGTCTTCTACAAGATTGATACGACGAGTCCTCTGAACCCCGAGGCTGCAGTGCT GTATGAAAAAGATATTCAGCTGTTCAAAAGTAAAGTGGTAGACAGTGTCAAACTATGCAGCAGTCATTTATTTGATCAGCCCAAAATAGAGGATCCCTATGCAATCAT TTTTTCCCCATGGAATCCAGCTATACATGATGAAGCTAGAGAGAAGATGTTGACTCAGAAG AAGCCAGAAGATCAGCACTGCAAAAGCACACACGTATCTGGCCTGTCCTGGGTAAAGCCTGGCTCAGTTCAGCCTTTCAGCAAAGAAGAGAAGACGATGCCCACTTAG